CCGCACATAGGCCGCGATGCCGTATCCGAGCGCTTTCGGATTCACGTCCACGCCGTAGCCGGCGATGACGCCCGCGTCTTCCAGGCGCCGCATCCGCTCGGCGACGCTGGGCGCGGACAGGCCGACCGCCCGCGCGAGATCGGCCGTCGTCGTCCGGGCGTCGCGCGCGAGGGCTTGGAGAAGGGAGGTATCGACCGTGTCGAGGCCGCCGTTTCCGGGACGAAGGCGTTTCATGGCAGGCGCTTTCGATCGTTAGGCTCAAGCCCTTTTCTATATTGCGTTAGCGCTGCATTCGCGATTCCGTCCTCGGTATCATCGCGGCATGGCCATCCGTGTTCCCGACATGCGTCCCGACGTCGTGCCACCGCATCTCTGGTTCATCGTCAGCGCGGTGTTCCACTATCTCGGCCCGGCTTGCGCGGTGCTGTTGTTCCCTGCGGTCGGCGTGCTTGGCGTCGCGGGGCTGCGCATCGCATCGGCCGCGATGATCTTCGCCGTCTTGACGCGGCCGTGGCGGACCTTTCACCAGAGCGGGCCGGCCGACCGCGCCCTCCTGCTCGGGCTCGGGCTGTGCCTCGCGGGCATGAACACGGCGTTCTACCTCGCGCTCGATCGCCTGCCGATGAGCCTGGTCGCCGCCATCGAGTTCGTGGGGACCGTGGGCGTCGCCCTGTGCGGGCTCCGTTCCGGACGCAACCTCCTGGCGCTCGTTCTCGCGGTGCTGGGTGTCGCCCTCATGATCGACGTGCGGTGGGCGAGCGATCCCGTCGGCCTGGGATGGGCCGCGCTCAACGGCGCTCTCTTCGTCCTGTACATCCTGCTCGGCCACCGGGCGGCCAGCGGCGGCGGTGCCGGGGGCATCGCTCGTCTCGGCGCCGCCATGACCGTCGCGCTGATCGCGGTCGCGCCCTTGGCGCTGCCGGCGGTCGTTACGATCCTCGACCGGCCGATCCTCCTGCTCGCCGGCATCGGGGTCGGCATCGCCTCGTCGGTCGTGCCCTATGTCTGCGATCAGCTTGCCATGGCGCGGCTGCCGCGGGTGAGCTTTGCGCTCCTGCTCAGCCTGCTGCCGGCCAGCGCGACGGTGATCGGCGTCGTCGTGCTCGCCCAGCTTCCGGCATGGCGTGACCTGGCCGGCGTCGCTCTCGTCATGGCCGGGGTCGGACTGCACAGACCGCCGACGGCCGACGATCACGTTCGTGCGAGAGGCCGGGCACCGTAGCCGGACGCGTGGTCCGGCCGCCAGAGGCCGATTGTCGAGCACGAGCAAAGGTTTGCTGCGCCGCAAACCGCGCAGCAAAAGAGATGGTACGTATTTTAGCAACTTTTAGGCGGGAGACTCCCGCGTTCCATCGTCTATTGCGGTGCAGCACGCGGGTCGGGGCGACCCGGGCGCTCGTCCTGATGAACACCGAGTTCTACATCGCGACCGACATGCTCGACCGGCTCCTGCGCCAGCAGACCGTGATCCTGGTCTTCAAGATCGTCGCGATCTTCGCCTTCGCCCTGGTCTCGCTCCAGGCCATGATCCTGTCCCTCACGCTGCCGACCTTGGCCGTGTACATCCTTGCCCATCGCAATCTCGGCCGGGCGCTCGGCTTCACCAAGCGGGAAGCCCTGGGCGGCCTGGGCCGGAGCGCGCTGGTCACCGCGCTCTGCCTTGTGCCGGGCGGGCTCATGCTGCGCGAGGTCCAGGCCCTGGACCTGCCGGCTCTTCTTCAGATCGGCCTGATCGGCACGGCGGGCGGCCTCGGCTGGCTGCTCGGCGTCTTCCTGAGCGGCCATCCGCTCGCCGGCGAGCTCAAGAGCGCCGGCCGCCTCGCCTCCAAGCACGTCCCCGCCCTGCGCTAGCCAGGCGCCTTTCGCATGCGGAGCGCGTAGGACAGCGGCAGCCACGGCCGGTCGGCGAAACGGAACAGGCCGTCCTCGGCCGGCGTGAGGCAGCCGAACATACGCCAGGGCACCGCGTCGTGCTCGCCGAAGTGCTCCAGCGTCAGGCCCGCCGCCATGAGTTCCCCGATCACGCGCGAGACCGGATGCATCCACTCGAAGGTCCGGGTCCGGGTCAGTGTCGCCGTCTCGTCGGCGTAGTCGGTCCCGCCGTCTTCGACTAGCGGTCCTTCGTGGAAATAGGGCACATAGAAGCCGGGCAGTCCGTCCGGTCGCTTGACCGCGCTGTCGAACACCAAGGCGGCGGGGTGTCCCTCGGCGAAGGCCAGACATCCGCCCGGCTTGAGCAGCCAAGCGACGATGGCTGCCCAGCCGGCGATGTCGGGCAGCCAGCCGATCGTGCCCCAGGTGGCGTAGACGAGGTCGAAGCCGCCGGGCTCGGGGATGAGCGCGCGCGTATCGTACAGGTTGCCAAGGACGAAACGCGCGGGCAGGCCGAGTTCGTGCGCGAGCTCCGTCGCCTGGGCTATGGCCGGAGGCGAGAAGTCCAGCCCCGTGACCGAGGCGGCGCCGCGCCGGGCGAGAACGAGGCTGTCCCGGCCGAAATGGCACTGGAGATGGGCGATGCGGAGGCCCGTGACGTCGCCGAGCACGCCATCGACGATCGGATCGAGCGAGGCATCGCCCGCACGAAGGCCGTCGACGTCGTACATCGTGCTCGCGACATGGATGGCGACCCGCTCGTCCCAGTTCTCCCGGTTCGCCGCGAACCACTCCGCCTCGGCCATCGTCGGCTCCGTCATATTTGTTGCAATTGCACCATAAGCAATGTATATGTTGTCTATGATACATGCACGTCACAGGAGTATGCCATGGTCATGGCGGTGACGGACACGGCGCAAGCCCCGGCGCTCGGGGCATCGGACGAAGAGGTGGGAGGCGCGCTCCTGCGCGCGTTCTTCCGTCTGTCGGAACTGTGGCGGCTCACCCAGGGCGAGCAGAGCGCGCTGCTCGGCGGCCTCAGCCGCCACACGCTGATGCGCTGGCGCGACACGGTCCGCCGGGGCGAGGGGATCGCCCTGTCGCGCGACCAGCGCGACCGCCTGTCCTGCCTGATGGGCGTCCACAAGGCGTTGCACATCATCTACCCGTATTCCGACCTCGTCTATGGCTGGGTGCGCCGGCCGCATGACGATTTCGGCGGCCGGACACCGCTTGCCGTCATGGTCGAAGGCGGCGGCTTCACCGACCTCCTGGCGGTACGGACCTATCTCGACGACGTGCGCGGCGGCGCCGGCTGATGGCGCGTCAGCTTCGCCCGAGCCTCGCATGGGCGGGGCGCACGCTCGTTTGCCGCCGCCTGCGCTGGCCGAGCGCCTGCCGGATGATCTTCGGCCGGCTGAAGACCATCGATCCGTTCGAGGACCTGGTCGACGACCCGCGCGATCGCGCGATCCTGATGCAGGTCGAGGGCGAGACCAACGAGCGGCTGCGCCTTCAGGCCGGAGGCACGCGCCTGGCCGCCTCGCTCGACCTCGATCCGAAGGGCGGGCTGATCAACGCGCCGCTCGCCCATGCCCGCGCGATACGCGGCCGCTTCGCCGGAGCGGGCGGCCATGTCGGCTATTTCGCCGACGGGTTCGACACCGCCTTGGCCGAGGTCGTGCATCACCAGGGCAGGCGGGCCCGGGCTAATCGCGACCTCGCCCATCCCATCACCATGCGCGTCCTGTCGTTTCTCGACTTCGACGCACAGATCCTCGACCTGCGCGGCCTGCGCGAGGATCTGGCCGACATCCACGATCCGGACGACTACGGACCCAGCGTGGCCCTGGCCAACGCGGCGCGCGCCGCGCTCGACCCGGATGGGATCGCCTATGACAGCGTGCGCCGCCACGACGGGCAGAACCTCGCCTTGTTCCGCCGGCGCTATACAGCCTATCGCGACGCCGGCTTCGTCCAGCTCGACTGGGACGGCGAGCGCATCCGCGGCACGGCGCGTCTGAGCTAGGCTCAGGCGGCCGCCTTCAAGCGCTCGAAGCCGGCGGCGAGATCGGCCTTGAGGTCGTCGATGGCTTCCAGGCCGATATGCAGGCGCAGGGTCGGGCCGCCCTCGGGCCAGGGCGTCACCGTGCGCAAGCGGGCGAGCCGCGAGGGAATGATCAGGCTCTCATAGCCGCCCCAGGAAAAGCCCATGCCGAACAGCTCGAGGCCGTCGAGCATGGCGGTCAGGGCCGGCTTCCCGAACGGCTTGAGGCGGATGCCGAACAGGCCCGACGCGCCGGTGAAGTCGCGGCTCCAGAGCGCATGGCCGGGATCGTCGGGCAGGGCAGGGTGCATGACCCGGGCGACCTCGGGCCGGGCCGCGAGCCATTCGGCCATCGCGATGGCGCCCGCCTGGTGCTGCGCCAGGCGGACCGCCAGGGTCCGCAGGCCGCGCAGCGCCAGCCAGCAGTCGTCGGCCGCGGCGGGCGTGCCCATGTCGTGCACGCGGGCGCGCATCTGGTCGGCCAAGGCCGGCACGGTCGTGATCGTGCCCATCAACAGGTCGGAGTGGCCGCCGATATACTTGGTCGCCGCCAGGATCGACACGTCGACGCCGTGGGCGAGCGGCTTGAAGAACAACGGCGTTGCCCAGGTGTTGTCCATGACGGTGACGACACCCCGCTCGCGCGCGGCCTGGCACATGGCCGGGACGTCCTGGACCTCGAAGGTGAGCGAGCCCGGGGATTCCATGAACACGACACGGGTGTTCGGCCGGATCAGCCCGGCGATGCCGGCGCCGATGGTCGGGTCGTAATAGGTCGTCTCGACCCCGAAGCGCTTGAGAAAGCCGTCCGCGAAGGTCCGGGTCGGGCCATAGGCGCTGTCGGTCACGAGGATGTGGTCGCCCGGCTCGACGAGCGCCAGGAGCGCCTGCACGATCGCCGCTTTGCCGGAGCTCACGGTCAGGCATTGGCCGCCTCCCTCCAGCGCCTGCACGGCTTCCTGGAGATTGAACGCGGTCGACGTGCCGTAGCGGCCATAACCGACGTCGGGATAGGCTCGCGGGCGCTCGAACTCGGCGACATTGGGAAAGAGGATGGTCGAGGCGCGGTACACGCCGGGATTGACGGTGCCCTTTTGCTGCTCGGGATGCCGGCCGGCGTCGACCAGCTTGGTTCTGTCGTCCATGGCGCGTCTCTCCCCGTTCGCGTCGTGCGGCCACCCTGCACGGGCGGAAGCGGCGCGGCAACGGTCGTCCGGCCGACGTCGCCAGGCGGAAGCCGCCGATGGAGCAGGTCGCCGCCCCGACCGACCCGCCGCGGGACGACGGGCGGCGGGGCGGCGCGCAGCGGACCTCGTCACGGCGAGAGCAACCGCAAGCTACTTCTCGCCCGGGACCACGACGAACCGCCTGTGATCACAAAACGACATCTTGTATTGGAGTTGCATCGCAGGAGTGGAGTCTTTCGCTTCTCTAGCGCGTTTCGCGCGAATAAGAGACGTACATTTCGCGTTCATCGGCGCGGACTAGAATTGACGGCCGGGCATGTGCCGAGACGGATCGTCTTGCCGGAAGGCCGTGCTGCGGATAAGGGTGCTGGACCATGCATGTAAAACGGGGAGCATGGCACAGCGCTTGCTGAGACAGGCCTCAACAGTGCCCGGATCAGGCCGGTCCGGCACGGAACGCCCAGTCCCGTTGCAAACGGAGCCAACATTGATGCGTCACACTTCCCTCTTGGTCGCCGGGGTCAGCCTTCTGGCGCTCGGCGTTTCAACGCCGGTCATGGCCGGACCCACGCTGGATGCCATCAAGCAGCGCGGCCACATCGAGTGCGGCGTGAGCCCGGGCCTGGCCGGCTTCTCCAACCCCGACGACACCGGCACGTGGACCGGCATCGATGTCGATGTCTGCCGCGCGGCCGCCGCTGCGATCTTCGGCGACGCCGAGAAGGTCACCTACACGCCGCTGACCTCGCAGGAGCGCTTCACCGCGCTGCAGTCGGGCGAGGTCGACGTCCTTTCGCGCAACACGACCTGGACGCTCAGCCGCGACACGGCGCTGGGCCTCGAATTCACCGGCGTGACCTACTACGACGGCCAGGGCTTCATGGTGCCGACGTCGCTCAACGTCGCCAGCGCGACCGAGCTTGACGGCGCGGCCGTCTGCGTGCAGCCCGGCACGACGACCGAGCTCAACCTCGCGGACTACTTCCGCGCCAACGGCATGGCGTTCACGCCGGTCATCTTCCAGAACGACGACGAGATCCGGGTCGCCTTCACCCAGGGCCGCTGCGACGTGTTCACCACCGACCAGTCCGGCCTGTACTCGAACCGGCTCGCCTTGCCGAACCCGGACGAGTGGGAAGTGCTGCCCGAGATCATCTCGAAGGAGCCGCTGGGCCCGGCCGTGCGCCAGGGCGACAGCCAGTGGGCCGACATCATGCGCTGGTCGCTCTACGCCATGATCGAGGCGGAGGAACTGGGCGTGTCCAGCCAGAACGTCGAGGAGATGAAGAACTCGGACAACCCGTCGATCCGCCGCCTGCTCGGCGTCGAGGACAAGATGGGCGAGAATCTCGGCGTCCCGGCCGACTGGGCGGTGCAGATCCTCACCCAGGTCGGCAATTACGGCGAGTCGTTTGACCGCAACCTGGGCGAGGGCTCGCCCCTGAAGATCGAGCGCGGCGTCAACGCCCTGTGGACCGACGGCGGTCTGCAGTACGCCATGCCCGTACGCTGATCACGTTGACGAAGGCCGGCTGCCCGCGAAGGCAGCCGGCCTTTGCCTTAGCTGGAGAAGGCGTTCTGCCTCCACCTTCCCGTGCCAGGAGGACTCATGGCGGTTCAACGTGAGGCGACCACGGGGCAGATGCCGACCAAGCCGGCGCCCTGGAACGATCCCCGCATCCGATCCCTGTTCATCCAGGCGGTCACGATCGTCGTCATTGTCGGCTTCATCGCCTATATCGCGCACAACACCGCAAGCAATCTTGCGCGTCAGGGCATCGCCGGCGGCTTCGATTTCCTGAACTACACGGCCGGCTTCGGCATCTCGTTCAGCCTGATCCCGTATTCCGAGGTCTCGACCTACGGCAACGCGCTGCTCACGGGCCTGCTGAACACGTTCCTGGTCGCCATCTGCGGCATCGTGCTGGCAACGATCGTCGGCTTCGTGGTCGGCCTGGCGCGGCTGTCGTCGAATTTCCTGGTCGCCAAGCTCGCCTATGCCTATGTCGAGATGCTGCGCAACATCCCCCTGCTGCTGCAGCTCATCTTCTGGTACGTCGTCGTGCTGAGCGCGCTGCCGACGCCGCGCGAGAGCCTGTCGTTCCTGGACGCGTTCTTCCTCAACAATCGCGGCCTGACCGTGCCCCGTCCGATCCTCGAGGACGGCATCGGCTTTCTTGTCGTGGGCGTCGTCATCGCCATCGCCGCCGTGGTGTTCATGACGCGCTGGGCCAAGCGGCGGCGCGACGCGACCGGGCAGCCGTTCCCGACCGTGCTCGCCTCGCTGGCGGTTTTGGTGCTCGTGCCGATCGCGGCCTTCCTCGTCTCCGGCGCGCCTTTGGAGTTCGAGATCCCGACCGCGTCGCGCTTCCGCCTGGACGGCGGCCTCAATCTCGTGCCTGAGTTCGTCGCGCTGCTGTTCGGCCTCAGCCTCTATACCGGGGCGTTCATCGCCGAGATCGTGCGCGCCGGCATCCTCTCGGTCGGCAAGGGGCAGGTCGAAGCGGCGTCGGCGCTCGGCCTCAAGCCGGGCCAGACGAGCCGCCTCGTGGTCATTCCCCAGGCGTTGCGCGTGATCGTGCCGCCGCTGACCAGCCAGTACCTGAACCTGACCAAGAACAGCTCGCTCGCGGTCGCGATCGGCTATCCCGACCTCGTCAGCGTCGGCGGCACGGTGCTGAACCAGACCGGCCAGGCCATCGAAGTCGTGACCATCTGGATGATCGTCTACGTCTCGCTCAGCCTTCTGACCTCGCTGTTCATGAACTGGTACAATCGCAAGATCGCCCTGGTGGAGCGCTGAGCCATGGCTACCCAGACCGAGAACATTCCGTTCAACGCAGGGGACAGCCTGCCGCCGCCGGCCGCCACGACCGGGGTGGTCGGCTGGGTCCGGCAGAACCTGTTCTCCTCGCCGTTCAACGCCCTCCTAACGCTGGCCGCGCTCTATCTGCTCTGGCTGACGGTGCCGCCGGCGCTGAACTGGCTGATCTTCGACGCGACCTTCACCGGCGACACGCCCGAAGCCTGCGCCGCCACGACCGGCGCGTGCTGGTCGTATGTCAACGCCCGTGCCGGCCAGATCTTCTTCGGCTTCTACCCGCCCGACGAGCGCTGGCGCATCCTCGTCGCGCTGATCATCCTGGTCGCCGCGTTCGTTCCGTTCTTCGTCCGGACGTTCGAAGCCAAGCTCAGCTACGCCGTCGGCCTGCTGATCGTCTATCCCATCATCGCCTACATCCTGTTCGCCGGCGGCGCCTTCGGCCTGGAAGCGGTTCCGACCCGGGATTGGGGAGGCCTGTTCCTGACGCTCGTGATCGCCGGCGTCGGCATCACGGCCAGCCTGCCGCTCGGCATCCTGCTCGCGCTGGGACGCCGGTCGGAAATGCCGGTCGTGCGCATATTGTGCGTCACCTTCATCGAACTGGTCCGCGGCGTGCCGCTGATCACGGTCCTGTTCATGGCGTCGGTGATGCTGCCGCTGTTCCTTCCGCCCGGCGTGAACTTCGACAAGCTGCTGCGCGCGTTGGTCGGCTTCTCGCTGTTCAGCGCGGCCTACATGGCCGAGGTGGTGCGCGGCGGCCTGCAGGCCATGCCGAAGGGCCAGTACGAAGCGGCCTCGGCGCTCGGCCTCAGCTACTGGCAGTCGATGGGCCTGATCATCCTGCCGCAGGCCTTGCGCATGGTGATCCCGGGCATCGTCAACACCTTCATCGGCCTGTTCAAGGATACGACGCTGGTCATCATCATCGGCCTGTTCGACTTCCTGAACGCGACGCAAAGCGGCACCAACGACGCGAACTGGATCGGCCGCTCGATGGAAGCCTACGCCTTCGCCGCGATGATCTACTGGGTCTTCTGCTTCGCGATGTCGCGCTACAGCATCCACCTGGAAAACAAGCTCAACCGAGGACGGCAACACTGATGTCCGAGACGCTGACCGAAGCCCCGCTCGACACGCCGACTCGCGAGCGCGCGATCGAGCTGCGCGACGTGCACAAGTGGTACGGCGAGTTTCATGTCCTCAAGTCGATCAACCTGGAAATACGCCGCGGCGAGAAGTTCGTGGTCTGCGGGCCGTCGGGCTCCGGCAAGTCGACCATGATCCGCTGCATCAACCGGCTGGAGGAGCACCAGCGCGGCCAGATCGTGGTCGACGGCATCGAGCTCAACAACGACGTGCGCAACATCGACGCCATCCGGCAGGAGGTCGGGATGGTGTTCCAGCACTTCAATCTCTTTCCGCACCTGACGATCCTGGAGAACCTGACGCTGGCGCCGATCTGGGTGCGCAAGACGGCCAAGGCCGAAGCCGAGGAGATCGCCATGGGCTATCTCAATCGCGTCGGCATTCCGGAGCAGGCCAGCAAATATCCCGGCCAGCTCTCCGGCGGTCAGCAGCAGCGGGTCGCGATCGCACGCGCTTTGTGCATGCGGCCCAAGATCATGCTGTTCGACGAGCCGACCTCGGCGCTCGATCCCGAGATGATCAAGGAAGTCCTCGACGTCATGATCGAGCTGGCCGGCGGCGGCATGACCATGATGGTCGTGACCCACGAGATGGGCTTCGCCCAGCGCGTCGCCGACCAGGTGGTGTTCATGGACCGGGGCGAGGTGGTCGAGATGGCGCCGCCCGACGAGTTCTTCAACAACCCGCGCTCGGACCGCACGAAGCTGTTCCTCAGCCAGATCCTTCGGCACTGACCGCCGGCCGGCGGCTGGTTCAGGACGTCGGCCGGCCCGGCCAATGCTCGGCCAGCGGTCCATCCCGGCCGAACAGCGGGTCGGTTCCGGGCAGTGTGACGCGCGCGACATTGGCGACCGCGCGGTCGTGCTCGTCCCGGACGGCGCGGCACAGGTCGACGTCGTGCCCGTCGGGATAGGCGCCGATCACGACCAGCTCGCCCTCGCAACCGTGCTTCTGATGGCCGACGCCGGCCGGGATGACCACGGCGTCGCCCGGGTGCAGGGTGAAGGTCCGCCCGTTCGCGCCGCCCAGCTGCACCGTCACGTCGCCCTCGGCGATGCCCAGGACTTCATGCGCCGTGCTGTGGAAGTGCGGAAACGGGAAAATCCCGTTCCGCCAGCTCCCCGTCCAGCCGTTGCGCCGGAACGCGACTTCGAAGGCTTCGGCTCGGTCGGTCCTGTCGCGCAGCACGCCGCGATAGACGAGCAGGGGCAGGGTGGGATTGTTCGGAATCACCCCGTCGTCGGCGAAGTAGAAGACCTCCACCTTCGGCGGGAAGCCGCCAATGCCGCTCGGCATGTCCTGCCCCTCCGGCTAATCGCCTCGCGCGCGGAATGCGTTGCCGACAGTCATAACGCCGGAACGCCCGAGCGATGTTCCGCTCACCGGCAACCGGCCTACGACGCGTCCGTGCATCGCGGCTCCGCCCATGGCCGCCTTGACCTGCAATGTCCGCCACGCGCACGGTAGCTGCGCCCACGGCTTCCGAGTGATCCACCGCCTTGCCCCCGACGATCCGTTCCGCCAGCGATGCCGACCGGCCAAGCGCCGCGAACGGCCTGCCCATCCTTGCTCGTTATGGCATCGCGCTCGCTCTCGCGGCCCTGACGCTGGGGGTGCTCGCCGATCGCGTGCTCGGCCTGCCGGCTTCGATGCATGTCGCTGAAGCGGGCGTCTCCCTGTTCGCGCTCTGCGTGTTGCTGACGCCCTCCGGGCGCGATCTCGCCTTTCTCGGCGCGACGGCGATACTGCTCGTGCTGGTGTGGATGACGGCCGACGATCCTGGCGCTGTCACGCTCAAGGGGCTGGATCTCGCCGCGTTCCTCATGGCCTTCCTCATCGCGCTCGGCTTCTTGCGCGACGCGGCGGCGACGTCGCCCCTGGTCGGGCAATCCGGCCGCTACCTCGTCGACCAGCCGCCCGGCCGGCGCTACGCCGCCTTGTCGCTGGGCGGGTTCCTGGTCGGGGTCATCCTGAGCTACGGCGTAGTCACGCTGCTCGGCGCCATGATCATGCGCGGCGTCGCCGACAGCGACCCATCCGTGCGTGCCATCCGCGAGCAAAGGATGCTGGCGGCCCTGGTCCGCGGCTTCAGCACGCTCACCCTCTGGGCGCCGACCTCCGTCACCATGGCCCTGATCCTGGCTCTTCTTCCCGACCTGACCTGGGCGCGGCAGCTCCCGGTCGGGCTCGGGCTCGTGTTCGCGCTTCTGACGCTCGGCTGGCTGCTCGATCGCTGGATGTGGCGTCGGCCCTTGCGGCCCGTCGCCGAGGGAGCGAAGCCCGATCCCGGCCCGATCGTGCGCATGGCGGGGCTGGTCGGCGGCGTGCTGGCGGCCGTGATCGTTCTGAGCCGGTTCGTGACCGGCGATCTCGTCGTCGCCGCCATGGTCACGGCGCCCGTGTTCGCGCTCGGCTGGATCGCCTGGCAGCACCTCGATCCCGGGAGCGGCTTCCGGTCGTCCGCTTATGTCCGGCGCCTGCGGGCCATCTTCACCGAAAGCCTGCCTGCCGCGCGCAGCGAGGTCGTGGTCCTGGGTTCGGCCGGCATGATCGGCACCTGCGTCATAGCCCTCGTGCCGATCGCCGACGTCGTGACGTGGCTGAACGGGCTGGGCCTTCCGGCGCTCGTCATTCTTGCCGCCATGAGCGCATCGGTCGTGATCAGCGCCCATCTCGGCGTCAATCCCATGGTCCTCGTAACGCTGTGGGGCACGGCGACCCATAGCGGGTTGCTCGCCGGCACCCATTCAAGCCTGATCGGCCTCGCTCTCGCCGCCGGCTGGTCGCTCGCGCTCAACACGGCGCCGACATGCGCCTCGATGCTGATCATCTCCCGCCTCGCCGGACGGACGATCACCGAGGTCGGCCTGCGCTGGAACGGCCTCTATTCCGTGATGGGCTGGCTGACCGTCGTCGCCTATATCGGCCTGCTCGATGCGTTGTGGTTCTAGAGGAGACGCTCCATGCGTGCCGTGATCATCCGTTCGCCGGGACCCGACGCGCGGCTCGAGATCGTCGAGCATCCGGATCCTGAAGCGGGCCCGGGCGAGGTCCTGGTCCGCGTCGGTTTCGCCGGCTGCAACTTCGCCGACACCATGCTCCGCCGCGGCACCTACCCGCATCCGGTAAGCTATCCGATGATTCCGGGCGTCGAGCTGGCCGGCACGATCGTCGCGCTGGGCGAGGGCGTGTCCGGTCTTGCCGAGGGCCAGCGGATCGCCGCCTTCGCCGAAGGCGGCGGCGGTTACGCTGAACTGCGCGTTTTGCCGGCCGAGGACGTCATCCCGCTGCCGGACGAAGTCGGTCTGGAGCAGGGCGCGGGCTTTCCCGTTCAGGGGCTCACCGCCTACCACATGCTGCACACGATCGGCCGGATCGAGCGCGGCCAGAACGTCCTGGTCAACGCCATCGGCGGCGGCGTGGGGTTGTGGACCACCCAGCTCGCGGTCGCGGCGGGCGCTCATGTGTTCGGGACGACCGGCTCGGCCGGCAAGGACGGCAAGCCGCTCGCGCTGGGCGCAAAGGCGGTCATCCGGCGCGACCGGGAAGATTTCGTCGCGCGCCTGGACGAGCTCACCGAGGGGCAAGGCATCGACCTCGCCATCGATTCGCTGGGCGCGGAGACGCTCGACCGCAGCTTCGCCGCGATGCGCAAGCTTGGCCACGTCATCAGCATCGGCGAGGCGGAGGGGCTGCCCTACACCAACATCCGCGAGCGGCTGCTGCCGAAATCCCTGACCTTCACCCGCTTCCACCTGGGCCATGTCGAGCGAGGCACGGCAACGGCGGAAGCCGGCATCGACCACGTCCTAGGCGGCATCGCCGACGGCGCCTACCGGGCGCCCATCGAGCGGATCTTTCCTTTGGATGAAGCCCAGGCCATGCATGACGCGCTGGAGTCGCGAACCGTCGCCGGGAAGCTCTTGCTGCGCATGCCCGACTGACGGCGTAGCATGCGGCTCACGCGACGATCGACCAGGGGGAAACAACAATGATCTCGATCCGACGCGCGGCCGCCGCGCTCGTCCTCATGTTCGCGACCACGACGGCGTCCGCCCAGGACGGACGGGTCGAGGAGCACCTGACCATGCCGAGCCAGGTGCTGGG
Above is a genomic segment from Geminicoccaceae bacterium SCSIO 64248 containing:
- a CDS encoding cupin domain-containing protein, producing the protein MPSGIGGFPPKVEVFYFADDGVIPNNPTLPLLVYRGVLRDRTDRAEAFEVAFRRNGWTGSWRNGIFPFPHFHSTAHEVLGIAEGDVTVQLGGANGRTFTLHPGDAVVIPAGVGHQKHGCEGELVVIGAYPDGHDVDLCRAVRDEHDRAVANVARVTLPGTDPLFGRDGPLAEHWPGRPTS
- a CDS encoding zinc-binding dehydrogenase, producing MRAVIIRSPGPDARLEIVEHPDPEAGPGEVLVRVGFAGCNFADTMLRRGTYPHPVSYPMIPGVELAGTIVALGEGVSGLAEGQRIAAFAEGGGGYAELRVLPAEDVIPLPDEVGLEQGAGFPVQGLTAYHMLHTIGRIERGQNVLVNAIGGGVGLWTTQLAVAAGAHVFGTTGSAGKDGKPLALGAKAVIRRDREDFVARLDELTEGQGIDLAIDSLGAETLDRSFAAMRKLGHVISIGEAEGLPYTNIRERLLPKSLTFTRFHLGHVERGTATAEAGIDHVLGGIADGAYRAPIERIFPLDEAQAMHDALESRTVAGKLLLRMPD